One window of the Prochlorococcus marinus XMU1411 genome contains the following:
- the lysA gene encoding diaminopimelate decarboxylase, protein MEEKKSFLKQKIDLSSPNKNIVPITTAIGNDGKLSVGGCSIEELVKKYDSPLYILDETTLRNSCRAYKQALEKYYPGKSLPIYASKANSSIFMSNLVSSEGLGLDAVSEGELLTALKGGVPNEKIVFHGNNKSDKEIEFAVKNNIQVIVDNDYDLERLEELSNEFDRDIDIMIRFTPGIECHTHEYIRTGSFDSKFGFGIEYLNILFARINETKHLKLKGLHAHIGSQIFELEPHNDLGGIMINVILEAKKFGHNIQQLNVGGGLGIKYTENDTPPSIDEWVKTISRSVMEACKKHNLDLPILMCEPGRSIVSTAGITIYKIGAFKEIPGIRTYLSVDGGMSDNPRPITYQSNYSACLVSNPFNLDSKKKYTIAGKHCESGDVLFKEIELADCKTGDLICVFGTGAYNNSMSSNYNRIPRPAALLVCDGEAELIQKRESPFDLLKYDVLPDRFIKQN, encoded by the coding sequence ATGGAAGAAAAAAAATCCTTTTTAAAACAAAAGATAGACCTCAGTAGTCCTAATAAAAATATTGTACCCATTACTACAGCCATCGGAAATGATGGGAAGTTATCAGTTGGCGGATGTTCTATTGAAGAATTAGTTAAAAAATACGATTCTCCTCTTTATATTTTAGATGAAACCACTTTAAGGAACTCATGTAGAGCATATAAACAAGCATTAGAAAAATATTACCCAGGGAAATCACTCCCGATATATGCCTCCAAAGCAAATAGTTCTATTTTTATGAGTAACCTTGTTTCCTCAGAAGGTTTAGGACTTGATGCAGTTTCAGAAGGAGAACTATTAACGGCTCTAAAAGGTGGAGTTCCGAATGAGAAAATTGTTTTTCATGGAAACAATAAATCAGACAAAGAAATAGAGTTTGCTGTTAAAAATAATATTCAAGTAATTGTAGATAATGATTATGATTTAGAAAGATTAGAAGAACTTTCAAATGAATTTGATCGTGACATAGATATAATGATTCGCTTTACTCCTGGAATAGAATGCCATACACATGAATACATAAGGACAGGATCATTTGATAGCAAATTTGGTTTCGGTATTGAATATTTAAATATTTTATTTGCCAGAATCAATGAAACAAAACATCTAAAATTAAAAGGATTGCATGCTCATATTGGTTCCCAGATTTTTGAATTAGAACCTCATAATGATCTTGGAGGAATAATGATAAATGTTATTTTAGAAGCTAAAAAATTTGGTCATAATATTCAACAATTGAATGTAGGCGGGGGTTTAGGTATCAAATATACAGAAAATGACACCCCCCCTTCAATTGATGAATGGGTAAAAACAATTTCCAGGTCAGTAATGGAAGCTTGTAAAAAACACAATTTAGATTTGCCTATATTGATGTGTGAGCCAGGAAGATCGATTGTATCAACAGCAGGAATAACAATATACAAAATTGGGGCTTTTAAAGAAATACCTGGGATAAGAACTTATTTATCTGTCGATGGTGGTATGAGTGATAATCCAAGACCAATAACATACCAATCAAATTATTCTGCATGCTTAGTAAGTAATCCCTTTAATTTAGATTCCAAAAAAAAATATACTATTGCTGGCAAGCATTGCGAATCAGGAGATGTGTTGTTTAAGGAGATAGAACTAGCAGATTGCAAAACAGGAGATCTAATATGTGTGTTTGGTACGGGAGCATATAACAACTCAATGAGTTCCAACTATAATAGAATTCCTAGACCTGCTGCTCTTTTAGTTTGTGATGGTGAAGCAGAATTAATTCAAAAGAGAGAAAGTCCTTTTGATCTTTTAAAATATGATGTTTTGCCTGATCGCTTTATTAAACAAAATTAG
- the recR gene encoding recombination mediator RecR, with product MITYTKPLSKLIGHFEKFPGIGPRTAQRLALFILKQPESTIRDFSKALLEAHSNVGRCKKCFNLTSEDECEICKNIERNQKLICVVAETKDLLALERAREFKGVYHVIGGLISPMDSVGPELLEIRSLVERVSKSEIDEIILALTPSVEGDTTSLYIGKLLAPFTKVTRIAYGLPMGSELEYVDEVTLARALEGRTKLN from the coding sequence TTGATTACTTATACCAAACCGCTTTCAAAATTAATTGGTCATTTTGAGAAATTCCCAGGGATTGGTCCAAGAACAGCACAACGATTAGCCCTGTTTATTTTAAAACAACCTGAAAGTACAATAAGAGATTTTTCAAAGGCTTTGTTAGAAGCACATAGTAATGTTGGTCGTTGCAAAAAATGTTTCAATTTGACTTCAGAAGATGAATGTGAAATTTGTAAAAATATTGAAAGAAATCAAAAACTAATCTGTGTAGTTGCAGAAACTAAAGATTTGCTTGCTTTGGAGCGCGCAAGAGAATTTAAAGGTGTTTACCACGTTATTGGTGGTTTAATATCCCCAATGGATTCTGTTGGCCCCGAACTCTTAGAAATAAGAAGCTTGGTAGAAAGAGTTAGTAAGTCTGAAATAGATGAGATCATATTGGCGTTGACCCCCAGTGTTGAGGGAGATACAACAAGTCTTTATATTGGAAAATTGTTAGCCCCTTTTACTAAAGTTACAAGGATTGCATATGGCCTTCCAATGGGTAGTGAACTTGAATATGTGGATGAAGTTACACTTGCAAGGGCTTTAGAAGGAAGAACAAAACTAAATTAG
- the psbP gene encoding photosystem II reaction center PsbP, translated as MKNIKFNPFKYLFLIFLCLTLSACSGGLNAGLEAYQSPDGRYAFLYPTGWTRVKVDGGPEIIYHDLINSNETLSLVISNVNKEIQLEQLGSPSEVGQTLIDKVIAPEGSGREVKLINTNKREASNHIFYDLEYELNLNEKARHELATVVIDRGTLYTFAVGTNEERWNKVDGMFNNVIESFNFLI; from the coding sequence ATGAAAAATATTAAATTTAACCCTTTCAAATATTTATTTTTGATTTTTTTGTGTTTAACACTTAGTGCTTGTAGTGGCGGACTAAATGCGGGATTAGAAGCTTATCAAAGTCCAGATGGAAGATATGCCTTTTTGTATCCAACAGGATGGACAAGAGTAAAAGTCGATGGAGGACCTGAAATTATTTATCATGATCTAATAAATAGTAATGAGACTTTAAGTTTAGTTATTTCTAATGTAAATAAAGAGATTCAATTAGAGCAATTAGGAAGCCCAAGTGAAGTAGGCCAAACATTAATTGATAAAGTCATTGCTCCAGAAGGTTCAGGTAGAGAGGTAAAACTTATAAATACCAATAAGAGAGAGGCATCTAATCATATCTTCTATGATTTAGAGTATGAATTAAATTTAAATGAAAAGGCCAGACACGAATTAGCTACTGTTGTAATTGATAGAGGAACACTTTACACTTTTGCCGTGGGAACTAATGAAGAGAGATGGAATAAAGTTGACGGTATGTTTAATAATGTAATTGAATCATTTAACTTTTTAATATAG
- the rimI gene encoding ribosomal protein S18-alanine N-acetyltransferase — translation MISIKHMNEKDIDLCYEFDSNTISLWSKTQWSNELSKEGIRVFGLLLSNLVIGICVFHVVIDEAQINFFAINEEYRKKGFGSYLMRNLIKECKKLSINKLFLEVSHKNVKAKQFYSRFDFSTVGIRKNYYKDGSDALLKEKNLTSKELKI, via the coding sequence ATGATATCCATTAAACACATGAATGAGAAAGATATTGATTTATGTTATGAATTTGATTCAAATACGATTTCTTTGTGGAGCAAAACGCAATGGTCTAACGAACTTAGTAAAGAGGGTATAAGGGTCTTTGGGTTATTACTTTCGAATTTAGTAATAGGAATATGCGTTTTTCATGTGGTTATTGATGAAGCTCAAATTAATTTTTTTGCAATAAATGAAGAATATAGGAAAAAAGGTTTTGGCTCTTACCTTATGAGAAATTTAATAAAAGAGTGTAAGAAGTTAAGTATAAATAAATTATTTTTAGAAGTCTCTCATAAAAATGTTAAAGCTAAGCAATTTTATAGTCGTTTTGATTTTTCTACTGTGGGAATAAGAAAAAACTATTATAAAGACGGTTCAGATGCTCTCTTAAAAGAAAAAAATTTAACAAGTAAAGAATTAAAAATTTAA
- a CDS encoding ATP-dependent Clp protease ATP-binding subunit, whose product MFERFTEKAIKVIMLAQEEARRLGHNFVGTEQILLGLIGEGTGVAAKVLKSLGVNLKDSRIEVEKIIGRGSGFVAVEIPFTPRAKRVLELSLEEARQLGHNYIGTEHLLLGLIREGEGVAARVLENLSIDLTKVRTQVIRMLGETAEVGSGANSSKGNLKTATLDEFGTNLTKLASESKLDPVVGRYSEIDRVVQILGRRTKNNPVLIGEPGVGKTAIAEGLAQRIQLGDIPDILEDKRVLTLDIGLLVAGTKYRGEFEERLKKIMEEIKSAGNVILVIDEVHTLIGAGAAEGAIDAANILKPALARGELQCIGATTLDEYRKHIERDAALERRFQPVMVGEPSIEDTIEILKGLRERYEQHHRLKITDDALEAAAHLGDRYISDRFLPDKAIDLIDEAGSRVRLINSKLPPEAKKIDKELRQIQKKKEESVRDQNFDQAGQLREQEMELSAKIKEVLENKKESTNEDESTIDKSSEKNNSKLLQSPMVSEEDVAHIVASWTGVPVQKLTETESVKLLNMEETLHQRLIGQDEAVKAVSRAIRRARVGLKNPNRPIASFIFSGPTGVGKTELTKSLASYFFGSEEAMIRLDMSEFMERHTVSKLIGSPPGYVGFNEGGQLTEAVRRRPYTVVLFDEVEKAHPDVFNLLLQLLEDGRLTDSKGRTVDFKNTLLIMTSNIGSKVIEKGGGGLGFEFSGDSVEDSQYNRIKSLVNEELKQYFRPEFLNRLDEIIVFRQLSKNEVKEIAEIMLQEVFARLQDKGIKLAVTDAFKERLVEEGYNPSYGARPLRRAVMRLLEDSLAEEVLSGRIKDGDKALVDIDDNKKVKINISSEESPQELASANF is encoded by the coding sequence ATGTTTGAAAGATTTACAGAAAAGGCTATAAAAGTCATCATGCTTGCTCAAGAGGAGGCGAGAAGGCTTGGTCATAATTTTGTTGGAACTGAACAAATTTTATTAGGTTTAATTGGAGAAGGTACAGGTGTTGCTGCAAAGGTTCTTAAATCACTTGGTGTTAATTTAAAAGATTCGAGAATAGAAGTTGAAAAGATAATTGGGCGAGGTTCAGGATTTGTGGCCGTAGAAATACCTTTTACTCCTAGAGCTAAGAGAGTTTTAGAATTGTCATTAGAAGAAGCTCGTCAATTAGGTCATAATTATATAGGGACTGAACATCTTTTATTAGGTTTGATAAGGGAAGGTGAGGGCGTAGCTGCAAGAGTTTTAGAAAATTTAAGTATTGATCTCACTAAAGTAAGAACTCAGGTAATAAGGATGCTTGGGGAAACAGCTGAAGTGGGTAGCGGAGCTAATTCAAGCAAGGGAAATTTAAAAACAGCTACTCTCGATGAATTTGGAACAAATCTAACAAAGTTAGCTAGTGAATCAAAACTAGATCCAGTTGTTGGCCGTTATTCTGAAATAGACCGTGTGGTACAAATATTAGGTAGAAGAACTAAAAATAATCCCGTTCTTATAGGTGAACCTGGTGTTGGGAAAACAGCTATTGCTGAAGGTTTAGCTCAAAGGATACAGCTTGGAGACATTCCTGACATACTTGAAGATAAAAGAGTTTTGACGTTAGATATTGGACTTTTGGTTGCCGGAACAAAATATAGGGGAGAATTTGAAGAAAGGTTAAAGAAGATAATGGAAGAAATTAAATCTGCAGGTAATGTAATACTTGTTATAGATGAAGTACATACTTTAATTGGCGCTGGAGCAGCTGAAGGTGCTATTGATGCAGCAAATATTCTTAAACCAGCTTTAGCCCGAGGTGAACTTCAATGCATAGGAGCAACTACACTTGATGAATATAGAAAACATATTGAAAGAGATGCTGCTCTGGAGAGGAGATTCCAACCAGTAATGGTTGGTGAGCCATCTATTGAAGACACAATAGAAATTTTAAAAGGTCTCCGAGAACGTTATGAGCAACATCATCGCCTCAAAATTACTGATGATGCTTTAGAAGCTGCGGCTCACTTAGGAGATCGATATATATCTGATAGATTTTTGCCAGATAAAGCAATAGACCTTATTGATGAAGCAGGAAGTAGAGTCCGCTTAATAAACTCTAAACTTCCACCCGAAGCTAAAAAAATAGATAAGGAACTAAGACAAATTCAAAAGAAAAAAGAAGAATCTGTAAGAGACCAAAACTTTGATCAAGCTGGTCAATTAAGAGAACAGGAGATGGAATTGTCTGCAAAAATTAAAGAAGTTCTTGAAAATAAAAAAGAATCCACAAATGAGGATGAATCTACTATTGATAAAAGCTCAGAAAAGAATAATTCAAAACTCTTACAAAGCCCTATGGTGAGTGAAGAGGACGTAGCACATATTGTTGCATCTTGGACCGGTGTGCCAGTTCAAAAATTAACAGAAACTGAATCGGTTAAGCTCCTCAATATGGAAGAAACTCTTCACCAAAGATTAATTGGACAAGATGAAGCTGTAAAAGCCGTTTCTAGAGCTATTAGAAGAGCAAGAGTTGGTTTGAAAAATCCTAATAGACCTATCGCAAGTTTTATCTTTTCAGGTCCTACTGGTGTAGGTAAAACTGAATTGACTAAATCTTTAGCTTCATATTTCTTCGGTAGTGAAGAAGCAATGATCAGGTTAGATATGTCAGAATTTATGGAGAGACATACTGTTAGTAAACTTATAGGTTCGCCTCCAGGATATGTTGGTTTTAATGAAGGCGGTCAACTTACTGAAGCTGTTAGAAGAAGACCTTATACTGTTGTTTTATTTGATGAAGTAGAAAAAGCTCATCCAGATGTATTTAATTTATTATTGCAACTTCTTGAGGACGGTAGATTAACAGATTCCAAGGGTAGAACTGTTGACTTTAAAAATACTTTATTAATAATGACCTCTAATATTGGTTCAAAAGTTATAGAGAAAGGAGGCGGTGGATTAGGCTTTGAGTTTTCAGGCGATTCTGTTGAAGATAGCCAATACAATAGAATCAAATCTTTAGTTAATGAAGAACTAAAGCAATACTTTAGACCTGAATTTTTAAATAGACTCGATGAAATAATAGTATTCAGGCAATTATCTAAAAATGAGGTTAAAGAAATAGCTGAAATTATGTTACAAGAAGTTTTTGCAAGATTACAAGATAAGGGAATTAAATTAGCAGTAACAGATGCTTTCAAAGAGAGACTTGTTGAAGAAGGCTATAATCCTTCTTATGGAGCAAGACCTTTAAGAAGGGCCGTTATGCGCTTGTTAGAGGACAGCTTGGCTGAAGAAGTCCTCTCTGGAAGAATAAAAGATGGAGATAAAGCATTAGTTGATATAGATGATAATAAAAAAGTTAAAATTAATATTTCCTCTGAAGAATCTCCTCAAGAGTTAGCAAGTGCAAACTTCTAG
- the lipA gene encoding lipoyl synthase, translated as MRENNLIKKEKILRLPSWIKFPISKASEFERIQTLIKKSNIHTICEEARCPNRAECYASGTATFLLGGSICSRSCAFCQVNKGRPSSINIDECTQVAEAVKVLNLKYVVLTSVARDDLPDHGANLFISTINEIRKIDSTIKIEVLTPDLWGGGKNFDETNNLQTERLKMILEKDPICFNHNLETVERLQKEVRRGANYKKSLGLLKKSKDIAPHIQTKSGIMLGLGESLDEIKNTIYDLKKIDCDQITIGQYLRPSLNHLAVKKYWDPSEFEYLYRFSKELGFKKVSSGPLVRSSYHAG; from the coding sequence ATGAGAGAAAATAATCTAATCAAGAAAGAAAAAATCCTAAGACTTCCCTCTTGGATTAAATTTCCTATTAGTAAAGCTTCAGAATTCGAAAGAATACAAACACTCATCAAAAAATCAAATATTCATACTATTTGTGAAGAAGCAAGATGTCCAAATAGAGCAGAATGTTATGCCTCAGGAACAGCCACTTTCTTACTGGGTGGATCCATATGTTCTCGTTCCTGTGCTTTTTGTCAGGTAAATAAAGGTAGACCTAGTTCTATTAATATTGATGAATGTACTCAAGTCGCTGAAGCAGTGAAAGTATTGAATTTGAAATATGTTGTTTTGACATCTGTAGCTAGAGACGATCTCCCTGATCATGGTGCAAATTTATTTATATCTACAATTAATGAGATTAGAAAAATTGATTCAACAATAAAAATAGAGGTTTTAACTCCTGATTTATGGGGTGGAGGAAAAAATTTTGATGAAACTAATAACCTTCAGACTGAGAGATTGAAGATGATTTTAGAAAAAGATCCAATATGTTTTAATCATAATCTTGAAACTGTTGAAAGACTTCAAAAAGAAGTTAGGAGAGGTGCGAATTACAAAAAATCCCTTGGTTTACTAAAAAAGTCAAAAGATATTGCTCCTCATATTCAAACTAAATCAGGCATTATGTTAGGTCTTGGGGAATCATTGGATGAAATAAAAAATACAATTTATGATCTCAAAAAAATAGATTGTGATCAAATTACAATCGGCCAATATTTAAGGCCCTCATTAAATCATTTGGCAGTTAAGAAATATTGGGATCCATCAGAGTTTGAATACTTATATCGCTTCTCTAAGGAATTAGGATTCAAGAAAGTATCTTCTGGCCCCTTAGTTAGAAGTAGTTATCATGCGGGTTAA
- the bioB gene encoding biotin synthase BioB translates to MPNSNNQLLKEIRFDWNKEEILEKLNMPLIDLMWESQAVHRKFNKYNIQLASLFSVKTGGCEENCSYCSQSIYSASEIKSHPQFQVEEVLARAQIAKNEGADRFCMGWAWREIRDGKSFNAMLEMVSGVRDLGMEACVTAGMLTEEQASRLADAGLTAYNHNLDTSPEYYKNIITTRTFQDRLDTIKRVRNAGINVCCGGIIGLGETNGDRASLLEVLSNMNPHPESVPINSLVAIEGTGLEDNKEIDSIEMIRMIATARILMPKSKIRLSAGREKLSKEAQILCFQCGANSIFYGDELLTTSNPSFQSDRKLLKEVGVSFNKDFDTCEKTLSSL, encoded by the coding sequence ATGCCTAATTCGAATAATCAGTTATTAAAAGAAATTAGGTTCGATTGGAATAAAGAGGAGATTTTAGAAAAACTTAATATGCCTCTTATTGATTTAATGTGGGAATCACAAGCCGTTCATAGAAAATTTAACAAATACAACATTCAATTAGCATCATTGTTCAGCGTAAAAACTGGTGGATGTGAAGAAAATTGTTCGTACTGCAGCCAATCAATTTATAGTGCTAGCGAAATCAAAAGTCATCCACAATTTCAAGTTGAAGAGGTTTTAGCAAGAGCTCAAATAGCAAAAAATGAGGGTGCAGATAGGTTTTGTATGGGTTGGGCGTGGAGAGAAATTAGAGATGGAAAATCTTTTAATGCAATGCTAGAGATGGTTAGCGGTGTAAGAGATTTAGGGATGGAAGCATGTGTTACTGCTGGGATGCTTACAGAAGAACAAGCTTCCAGACTGGCTGATGCAGGTTTGACCGCTTATAACCACAATCTTGATACAAGTCCTGAGTATTATAAAAATATTATTACGACTAGAACTTTTCAAGACAGACTAGATACTATCAAAAGAGTAAGGAATGCAGGAATAAATGTTTGTTGTGGAGGGATAATAGGATTGGGTGAAACTAATGGGGATAGAGCATCTCTTTTGGAAGTGCTTTCAAATATGAATCCACACCCTGAAAGTGTTCCTATAAATTCATTAGTAGCTATTGAAGGTACTGGTTTAGAAGATAATAAAGAAATTGATTCTATTGAAATGATAAGGATGATAGCCACAGCAAGAATTCTTATGCCTAAAAGTAAAATAAGATTAAGTGCAGGGCGAGAAAAGCTTTCAAAAGAAGCCCAAATTTTATGTTTTCAATGTGGGGCAAATTCAATTTTTTATGGAGATGAGTTACTCACAACTTCAAATCCATCTTTTCAATCTGACAGAAAACTTCTTAAAGAGGTTGGAGTATCATTTAACAAAGATTTTGATACTTGTGAAAAAACATTATCTTCTTTATGA
- a CDS encoding rhodanese-related sulfurtransferase, with product MKGKNYKIVSLYSFFPFQENLILDLKNKLLEIENENDLSGLLIFASEGINGTICAEKNVIDIVINLLDKYTDNRNLNIKINFSKKKVFKKLKIKIKKEIVTMGCPEINPSENNGTYIDSADWNKLIKNQNTIVIDTRNHYEVSLGTFQNSINPNTRNFSDFPKWVDDHLDTHLENNESTKIAMFCTGGIRCEKATSLLKKKGYKNIYHLRGGILQYLHDIPKEENLFDGECYVFDKRVALNHELEKGSYSICHACGMPVSIQDQKRKEYRKGIQCHFCIDQFSDNDRKRFEERQKQIDRLKVENHKIYQN from the coding sequence ATGAAAGGCAAAAATTATAAAATAGTTTCTCTTTACTCTTTCTTCCCATTTCAAGAAAACTTAATTCTTGATTTAAAAAATAAATTATTAGAAATCGAAAATGAAAACGATCTTTCAGGTTTATTAATTTTTGCAAGTGAGGGCATTAATGGAACTATTTGTGCAGAGAAAAATGTAATTGATATTGTTATCAATTTACTTGACAAATATACAGATAATAGAAATTTGAATATTAAAATAAATTTTTCAAAAAAGAAAGTATTCAAAAAATTAAAAATAAAAATCAAGAAAGAAATAGTTACCATGGGTTGCCCTGAAATAAACCCTTCAGAAAATAATGGGACCTATATTGACTCAGCTGATTGGAATAAGTTAATCAAAAATCAAAATACAATAGTCATTGATACTAGAAATCATTATGAGGTTTCTTTAGGAACATTTCAGAATTCTATAAACCCAAATACAAGAAATTTTAGCGATTTCCCCAAGTGGGTAGATGATCATTTAGATACCCATTTAGAAAATAATGAGTCTACAAAAATAGCAATGTTTTGTACCGGAGGAATAAGATGTGAAAAAGCTACTAGTTTGCTAAAAAAGAAAGGTTATAAAAATATTTATCACCTACGAGGCGGGATCCTTCAATACCTCCATGACATACCAAAAGAAGAAAACTTATTTGATGGTGAATGTTATGTTTTTGATAAAAGAGTTGCTTTAAATCATGAATTAGAAAAAGGCTCATACTCGATTTGCCATGCATGTGGAATGCCAGTTTCAATTCAAGATCAAAAAAGAAAAGAATATAGAAAGGGTATCCAATGTCATTTCTGCATAGATCAATTTAGTGATAATGATAGGAAAAGGTTTGAAGAAAGACAAAAACAGATCGACAGATTAAAAGTGGAAAATCATAAAATCTATCAGAACTAA
- the cdaA gene encoding diadenylate cyclase CdaA: MNFWGIINLKLLLDVLFAVGFGLLLFSRVKEQRTLWLLRGYLFLVSSAWFIQRYAFLPLTSKLIDAVVLACSLSLAILWQGELRRLMELLGTGRLAVLLGNPPKEFRATSTTITQLVDTAGKLSQNRRGALIVVDLGSDLRPEDFLYSGTNIEAKLSTDLLINLFATDTPLHDGAVLVKGNKIISAGVILPLSRQGISRYGTRHLAALGITERFDRCICIVVSEETGTLSLANQGKLERPITSSRLQELLVNLIGNQNSIGTTKSTLSKNALSQNTNSSDNIISDINENESNKSEIFTHKKD; the protein is encoded by the coding sequence GTGAATTTTTGGGGGATTATAAATTTAAAACTTTTATTAGATGTTTTATTTGCTGTTGGTTTTGGACTTTTGTTATTCTCTAGAGTAAAAGAGCAAAGGACTTTATGGCTTTTAAGAGGATATTTGTTTTTAGTTTCCTCCGCATGGTTTATACAAAGATATGCCTTTCTTCCACTAACATCAAAATTAATTGATGCAGTGGTCCTCGCTTGCTCACTCTCCTTAGCAATCCTTTGGCAAGGAGAGCTAAGAAGATTAATGGAGTTATTAGGCACTGGCAGGCTAGCTGTATTACTAGGGAATCCACCTAAGGAATTTAGAGCAACTTCAACAACTATTACTCAGCTAGTTGATACTGCAGGTAAACTTTCTCAAAATAGAAGAGGTGCTTTAATAGTTGTCGATTTAGGGAGTGATTTAAGGCCTGAAGATTTTTTATATTCTGGCACAAATATTGAGGCAAAATTGTCAACTGACCTTTTAATAAATCTTTTTGCTACGGATACACCGTTGCACGATGGAGCAGTACTTGTGAAAGGGAACAAAATAATATCAGCTGGTGTAATACTCCCCTTATCAAGGCAAGGAATTAGTAGATACGGAACAAGACATTTGGCTGCATTAGGAATTACAGAGAGATTTGACAGATGTATTTGTATTGTTGTTTCTGAAGAGACAGGTACGTTATCCTTAGCGAACCAAGGAAAACTGGAAAGACCTATTACAAGCAGTCGTTTGCAAGAACTTCTCGTAAATTTAATTGGCAATCAAAACTCTATAGGAACAACTAAATCAACTTTAAGTAAAAATGCCTTATCCCAAAACACAAACTCAAGTGATAACATTATCAGTGATATCAATGAAAATGAGTCCAATAAATCAGAAATCTTTACTCACAAAAAGGATTAA
- a CDS encoding isoprenyl transferase, with the protein MNLEKVIDDKISHLLMKIDKQKLPKHVAIIMDGNGRWATRKGLPRSFGHKQGVSVLKKILKAAKNLGCKVITVYAFSTENWTRPTKEVDFLINLFSEVLKNEIKEIHEESTKIKFIGDLTPFPKNLKEIISSSESLTKNNNKFLFNVCVNYGGRQEIVKVAKELALKSSAGEIKPSEINEELFNSELLTGGIKDPELLIRTSGEKRISNFLLWQLAYSEIYISDVLWPEFNEQEFLKAIIDYQSRNRRFGGIESLPNESFEDSQYSS; encoded by the coding sequence ATGAATTTAGAAAAAGTAATAGACGATAAAATTAGTCACTTATTGATGAAAATAGATAAACAAAAATTGCCCAAACATGTAGCAATAATTATGGACGGCAATGGGAGATGGGCCACTAGAAAAGGTTTGCCCCGATCATTTGGACATAAACAAGGCGTTAGTGTGTTAAAAAAAATTCTCAAAGCTGCAAAAAATTTAGGTTGTAAAGTAATTACTGTTTACGCTTTTTCAACTGAGAATTGGACAAGACCAACAAAAGAAGTTGATTTTCTTATAAATCTTTTTAGCGAAGTTTTAAAAAATGAAATTAAAGAGATACATGAAGAATCAACAAAAATAAAATTTATTGGAGATTTAACTCCTTTCCCAAAAAATTTAAAAGAAATAATCTCTAGTTCAGAATCACTTACTAAAAACAACAATAAATTTTTATTCAATGTATGTGTTAATTACGGAGGGAGACAAGAAATAGTAAAAGTTGCAAAAGAATTAGCATTAAAATCTTCTGCTGGGGAAATAAAACCAAGTGAAATTAATGAAGAATTATTTAATTCAGAGCTATTAACTGGAGGGATTAAGGATCCAGAATTACTAATAAGAACTAGTGGCGAAAAAAGGATAAGTAATTTTTTATTATGGCAATTAGCATATTCAGAAATTTATATATCTGACGTACTTTGGCCAGAGTTTAATGAGCAAGAATTTCTTAAAGCAATAATTGATTACCAATCAAGAAATAGACGTTTCGGCGGTATAGAATCATTACCAAATGAATCTTTTGAAGATTCTCAATATTCTTCCTAA